Genomic DNA from Maribacter dokdonensis DSW-8:
TTCCTTTTACTAACTTAGACCTAGCCAACACAACTAATCATATACAACACGTTGTAACCAATTTAAGTGAACGAACTAAAATTCATAAAAAGAACTTTAAAAGAAGACAAAAATAGGAATGCTGAATCGCGAGACTTTTTTGACTTAATAGTGGACGGAAAATCTTTATTTGACCAATTTGTAGATGCGGAATCTGATTTGGCATCAAGTTTCGGATTTTATGATGATTCGAATCTGAATATTCAAATAGTGGACGAATTCCTGAAAATCCAAAAATCAGAATTGGAATCTGAACGAACTATGTTGTTTGTTTGCAGAGAATGTGGAGATATTGGTTGTGGAGCAATCACTGTGGAAATTGAAAAAAAGGAAAATTCCTATATCTGGAAAAATTTCGCTTGGGATAATGGATATGAGGAGATTTTAAAAAATGACTTTATTGATTTTCAAATGTTGGAATTTAATAAAACGGAGTATGAATCGGAATTAAACACTCTGAAAAAAAACTGGTTACAACAAAGAACTGAGATAAAAAACAAACAAATTCTTCTTTAATCCGAGACAATATTATTTCAGGCTCATAGATTCAATAACTTGATTCTTTGAGCTTTTTTTATTCGATCTAGCTTCTATTTATCTAGGCAATATTGAAACGTAAGTTTCATCATATGGCCTGCCAGATTTTGCAATGGCAAAAGACTGCTTTAAAAGTTTGTTGGCAACGGCTATCAGTGCCAGTTTCTTGCTCTTTCCCCTGTTCACGATCCGCTCATAAACCTCTCTGCATGCCCTATTGTGCTTACAAGCGTTAAAAGAACATAGAAATAATAGGTTGCGAAGTTTTCTATTGCCGACCTTACTTATTCGCGCACGACCTCTCACACTGCTCCCCGATTCCCGTATCGTTG
This window encodes:
- a CDS encoding transposase, encoding QQEQLTLLMSIPGIGQKTALFLIVVTDGFNKFENAAQLCSYVGITPTIRESGSSVRGRARISKVGNRKLRNLLFLCSFNACKHNRACREVYERIVNRGKSKKLALIAVANKLLKQSFAIAKSGRPYDETYVSILPR